From Saprospiraceae bacterium, one genomic window encodes:
- the xth gene encoding exodeoxyribonuclease III — MTKSILSYNVNGLRSATQKGLNEFLKLHSFDLVCFQETKMDQSYADPDMYFSLGYKAYWHCAEKKGYSGVLILSKETPDKVIAGCGMEEYDREGRILRLDFGEWTILNCYFPSGSVSEERHAFKMKFLQDFYPWIKTLLYERKKLILVGDYNIVHLALDIHNPTRKDNPSGYRPEERAWLDAWYNELFEDSFRCKYPDSQEFSWWSYRAGSYQKNKGWRIDYQSISKPHGQLVKDYKHYRDIRFSDHCPIEGLYNFSF, encoded by the coding sequence ATGACAAAAAGCATTCTTTCCTACAACGTGAATGGCTTGAGGTCTGCCACCCAAAAAGGTCTCAACGAATTTTTGAAATTGCATTCTTTTGATTTGGTTTGTTTTCAGGAAACTAAGATGGATCAGTCTTATGCTGATCCAGATATGTATTTTTCTTTGGGCTACAAGGCGTATTGGCATTGTGCCGAGAAAAAAGGCTATAGCGGTGTTCTTATTTTGAGCAAAGAAACTCCTGATAAAGTGATTGCAGGTTGTGGCATGGAAGAATACGACCGCGAAGGAAGGATATTGAGATTGGATTTTGGTGAATGGACGATACTCAATTGCTATTTTCCTTCCGGCTCGGTCAGCGAAGAACGGCATGCTTTCAAAATGAAGTTTCTTCAGGATTTTTATCCGTGGATCAAAACATTACTTTATGAAAGGAAAAAACTCATTTTGGTAGGTGATTACAACATTGTGCATCTTGCACTGGACATTCACAATCCCACGCGCAAAGACAATCCCAGCGGATACCGACCAGAGGAAAGAGCCTGGCTGGACGCCTGGTACAATGAACTTTTTGAGGACTCTTTCAGATGTAAGTATCCAGACAGTCAGGAATTTTCATGGTGGTCCTATCGAGCGGGTTCCTATCAAAAAAACAAGGGATGGCGCATCGATTATCAATCTATCAGCAAACCACACGGACAATTGGTCAAAGATTACAAACATTACCGTGACATCCGATTTTCAGACCATTGCCCGATAGAAGGCCTGTACAATTTTTCCTTCTAG